The Limanda limanda chromosome 20, fLimLim1.1, whole genome shotgun sequence genome has a segment encoding these proteins:
- the si:dkey-226l10.6 gene encoding zinc finger and BTB domain-containing protein 24 has protein sequence MSKNDFCRCCKKNLRIKGELCNTISIFDTSSKGGCTYEQLRRLGLKLLNTPNKSFRICRSCKNLVTRLERDLPVFRQWTVAEGDQAEDACSPEERARGGASPSEKKIHRYDKICPDPSTPTGNTRRSVTEMSSERPLVGGGAAGNATPSSVVAGGMDQINVVRIDDTHIAEEPSDLGAKVKGEAADYYEVEYSIPEEEEEEEEEEAEEDSVYVIEYSNPEEERDSYQFTMSVDRSLSAQRPVKHPVVKGNATADSAMTSRTQWSSRPRQRVNQKRKRRAEEEEEEEGAVSNKSALELREDASDVGGAGRKQLVCTLCPPPKRLFKTASGLAIHLRETHRVERKKKFSCTSCKRAVHSRTELDAHTRRHAKQGAVYTCSLCPEATDTEPGAETPGFKGTRSGLKRHLEEEHPGAIPRCNICDRRFKTILSYLDDQFRHVGVSPFHCAQCQIYEMTERGLSAHISNHHKKQQQPPRPTLEDVTNTDNSVTDDSDF, from the exons ATGAGTAAAAACGATTTTTGCCGGTGTTGTAAAAAGAATTTACGGATAAAAGGAGAACTTTGCAACACGATCAGCATCTTTGATACAAGCAGTAAAGGCGGATGCACGTACGAACAACTTCGTCGTTTAGGATTAAAACTCCTCAACACACCAAACAAATCCTTTCGCATCTGTCGGTCCTGTAAGAACTTGGTAACACGGTTGGAACGCGACCTTCCGGTGTTTAGACAGTGGACGGTGGCCGAAGGAGACCAGGCTGAAGACGCGTGTTCACCCGAGGAAAGAGCCCGGGGGGGGGCGAGTCCCTCCGAGAAGAAGATCCATAGATATGACAAGATCTGCCCGGATCCGTCAACTCCAACCGGAAACACGCGAAGAAGCGTTACAGAG ATGTCTTCGGAGCGCCCGCTGGTAGGAGGCGGAGCTGCAGGGAATGCCACGCCCTCTTCTGTCGTGGCCGGCGGGATGGACCAGATCAACGTGGTGAGAATAGACGACACCCACATCGCAGAGGAGCCGTCTGACCTCGGGGCAAAGGTTAAAGGTGAAGCAGCGGACTACTACGAGGTGGAGTACTCCAtacctgaggaagaggaggaggaggaagaggaggaggcggaggaggacaGCGTCTACGTCATTGAATATTCAaatccagaggaggagagggacagcTACCAGTTCACCATGTCTGTGGACAGATCGCTCTCGGCTCAGCGCCCGGTCAAACATCCCGTGGTCAAAGGAAACGCCACCGCTGACTCAGCGATGACGTCCAGAACTCAGTGGTCATCCAGGCCGAGACAGAGGGTGaatcagaagaggaagaggagagcagaagaggaggaggaagaggagggagccgTGAGCAATAAGAGCGCGTTGGAGCTCAGAGAGGACGCCAGCGacgtggggggggcggggagaaAACAGCTGGTGTGCACGCTGTGCCCGCCGCCCAAGAGACTCTTCAAGACGGCGTCCGGTCTGGCCATTCATCTAAGAGAAACGCATCgggtggagaggaagaagaagttctcctgcacctcctgcaagCGGGCGGTTCACAGTCGGACGGAGCTGGACGCTCACACGCGGCGCCACGCCAAACAGGGCGCCGTCTACACCTGCAGCCTCTGCCCGGAGGCGACAGACACTGAACCCGGAGCAGAGACGCCGGGGTTCAAAGGGACGAGGTCGGGCCTGAAGagacacctggaggaggagcatcCGGGCGCCATCCCACGCTGCAACATCTGTGACCGACGCTTCAAGACCATCCTGTCGTACCTCGACGACCAGTTCAGGCACGTGGGGGTGTCGCCCTTCCACTGCGCCCAGTGTCAGATCTACGAGATGACGGAGAGGGGTCTGAGCGCCCACATCAGTAACCACCacaagaagcagcagcagcccccccgGCCGACCCTGGAGGACGTCACCAACACAGATAACTCCGTAACAGACGACTCGGACTTCTGA